From the Xenorhabdus ishibashii genome, one window contains:
- a CDS encoding site-specific DNA-methyltransferase — MAIEECYNFTWQGKARARQIAQMPPTGTLCPCKEESVNWDTTENLFIEGDNLEVLKILQKSYHKKIKMIYIDPPYNTGKDFIYKDRFSDTSGRRHTNWLNMMFPRLLVAKNLLHPEGMIYISIDDNEVFNLVKVCEEIFGYDAIKVIVIKMSEASGLKMASVKKQGTIPKLKEYIIAIKPSGINNIEFTPIKKSGWDSEYNIYLDNFSRENRDFYDAIKDSAYLSDEQLKKLDEILSGVTLRSLSEVYKGPVSKKNEWLFDNSWRICQCVKSSSVYKLSEEKKKKNKKVSGVFSVKSAQGLVYLVRGTYPETSQNPRLQLIFASDNLFVHPGDLWSHIKTTGLNNEGGVPFKNGKKPLKLVTELIGSLKSLNDGDIVLDFFAGSATTGEAAMIVSKNKNIKLNYILVQLPENLEDTYKLASTEMKKQIKASMDYLNESGKPLNLTELGKQRMRISIEKYKAESQMGGFKVFKLDQA; from the coding sequence ATGGCAATTGAAGAATGCTATAACTTCACTTGGCAGGGTAAGGCTCGCGCACGTCAAATAGCCCAAATGCCACCAACAGGCACTTTGTGCCCTTGTAAAGAAGAGAGTGTGAATTGGGATACCACAGAGAACCTGTTTATTGAAGGTGACAATCTTGAAGTGCTTAAGATATTGCAAAAGTCTTATCACAAAAAAATAAAGATGATTTATATCGACCCGCCTTACAATACGGGCAAGGATTTTATCTATAAAGACCGGTTCAGTGATACATCGGGTCGGCGTCATACAAATTGGCTGAATATGATGTTTCCGCGGTTGCTCGTTGCTAAAAACTTACTTCACCCAGAAGGAATGATATATATCTCTATAGATGATAATGAAGTCTTTAATTTAGTGAAGGTTTGCGAAGAAATATTTGGATACGACGCCATTAAAGTTATTGTCATTAAAATGAGTGAAGCCAGCGGCCTCAAAATGGCCAGCGTCAAAAAGCAAGGTACTATTCCAAAATTAAAAGAATATATCATTGCTATAAAACCGAGTGGTATCAATAATATTGAATTCACCCCCATAAAGAAGTCTGGGTGGGACTCGGAGTATAATATATATTTGGATAATTTTAGCAGGGAGAATAGGGACTTTTACGACGCGATAAAAGATTCGGCGTATCTTAGTGACGAGCAGTTAAAAAAATTAGATGAAATTTTATCAGGGGTAACCTTAAGGTCTTTGTCCGAAGTATATAAAGGACCCGTTTCCAAAAAGAATGAATGGCTTTTCGATAATAGCTGGCGAATATGTCAGTGCGTCAAATCCAGTAGTGTTTACAAACTAAGCGAAGAAAAGAAGAAGAAGAACAAGAAAGTAAGTGGCGTTTTCTCTGTTAAGTCAGCTCAGGGGTTAGTGTATCTTGTACGCGGAACATATCCAGAAACCAGCCAAAACCCCAGACTGCAATTAATATTTGCCTCTGATAACCTGTTTGTTCATCCTGGCGATCTTTGGTCTCACATTAAAACTACAGGGCTTAATAACGAAGGTGGTGTACCTTTCAAAAATGGGAAAAAGCCATTAAAGCTCGTAACTGAACTGATTGGCTCTTTAAAATCCCTTAATGATGGCGATATCGTTTTAGACTTCTTCGCGGGTTCAGCAACGACGGGCGAAGCGGCAATGATAGTGAGTAAAAATAAAAATATTAAATTAAATTACATACTGGTTCAGTTGCCCGAAAATTTAGAGGACACTTACAAATTAGCCAGTACTGAGATGAAAAAGCAAATAAAAGCGTCTATGGATTACTTAAATGAATCGGGTAAGCCACTTAACTTAACAGAATTGGGAAAGCAAAGAATGAGAATAAGTATTGAAAAATACAAAGCTGAATCTCAAATGGGTGGGTTTAAGGTATTTAAGCTTGATCAAGCTTAA